A region of Acidobacteriota bacterium DNA encodes the following proteins:
- a CDS encoding PSD1 and planctomycete cytochrome C domain-containing protein produces MIAILCLALSFSFVQSASQIQETARRILQSNCVSCHGEQQMSGLDLRHRDTMLAGGGKGPALVPGNAEESLLFLAASHAGKLKMPPGKPPLSAHDLDVLRDWIDRGAPWDSTAATAAPAEPTWWSLRRPRRPAVPTVRNQDRVRNPIDAFILEKLESHGLEPAPEADKRTLIRRASFDLTGLPPTPEQVDRFLKDSSPNAYDKLVRDLLASPRYGERWGRHWLDLVRYADSGGYETDEYFPNSWRYRDYVIKSLNENKPYDRFLQEQIAGDELWPDDLELHGHYYGITPEKLEHLEARIGTGLYTFGPEIVESLLDAPKLAYERMTDWVDTTGAVFMGLTLACARCHDHKFDPVSQRDYFRLQAIFAPSDAVEIPVVTRMSRFHRNETYPRMIAVDEARRTYKLYLDGVKKRMIAAAKSGFPPEVVLAHEVPEEKKTPRQAKLAAPLAEALKTLDRDWEDRMAPEEKEEKRRLLEEIGKLVVLLPEVDASHLVNFDGFYDVPKASVLGHREPELIPEIHVLDRGEMDRRLERVTPGVPTVFEYLGEWDGWDPAAAGNATSRTRRQLALWLSRPDHPLTARVMVNRLWQWHFGQGIVRTSNDYGAQGDPPTHPELLDWLALEFVARGWDIKSMHRLIMSSGTYRMASRYSNPRNGELDPGNRTLWRMNRRRLEAESMWDTLHSVAGTLNLKMGGRPAVPPLTAEELDVLPAPFLWPVSADPAQHTRRGIYILSRRSFTFPMFRTFDRPDSSLSCPRRQVTTVAPQALWFLNHRTGLQQARKLAGRLVAGHGDDPSAWVENAWRITLSRPPSAKEKREALDLLDALSREDSAAKNEMEVPDELSSIGSARAAALTQLCLTIFNLNEFVYID; encoded by the coding sequence ATGATTGCCATCCTTTGCTTGGCGCTGTCTTTCAGCTTCGTCCAATCGGCATCCCAAATCCAGGAAACGGCCAGGAGAATCCTGCAGAGCAACTGTGTTTCCTGCCACGGGGAGCAGCAGATGTCCGGCTTGGACTTGCGGCATCGCGACACGATGCTGGCGGGCGGCGGTAAGGGTCCGGCACTGGTCCCTGGAAATGCGGAAGAGAGCCTTCTCTTCCTGGCGGCCTCTCACGCCGGGAAGTTGAAGATGCCCCCGGGGAAACCACCGCTTTCCGCTCATGACCTGGATGTCTTGCGGGACTGGATCGACCGAGGCGCTCCCTGGGACTCCACGGCCGCAACCGCCGCCCCCGCCGAGCCAACCTGGTGGTCGCTCCGGCGACCACGCCGACCGGCCGTTCCCACGGTCAGAAACCAGGACCGGGTGAGAAACCCCATCGACGCCTTCATCCTGGAAAAGCTGGAGAGTCACGGGCTGGAACCGGCTCCGGAGGCGGACAAGCGGACCCTCATCCGCAGAGCCTCTTTCGACCTCACCGGCCTGCCGCCCACTCCCGAGCAGGTGGACCGCTTCCTAAAGGACTCCTCTCCCAACGCCTACGACAAGCTCGTCCGCGACCTGCTGGCGTCGCCTCGCTACGGCGAGCGCTGGGGCCGGCACTGGCTGGACCTGGTGCGCTACGCCGACAGCGGGGGCTACGAGACCGACGAGTATTTCCCCAACTCCTGGCGATACCGCGACTACGTCATCAAGTCGTTGAACGAGAACAAGCCCTACGACCGGTTCCTGCAGGAGCAGATCGCCGGGGACGAGTTGTGGCCCGACGATCTGGAACTTCACGGCCACTACTACGGCATCACCCCCGAGAAGCTGGAGCACCTGGAAGCCCGGATCGGCACCGGCCTCTACACCTTCGGCCCGGAGATCGTCGAGTCCCTGCTCGACGCCCCAAAGCTCGCCTACGAGAGGATGACCGACTGGGTCGACACCACGGGCGCGGTCTTCATGGGACTGACGTTGGCCTGCGCCCGGTGCCACGACCACAAGTTCGATCCCGTCTCGCAGCGGGACTACTTTCGCCTGCAGGCCATTTTTGCCCCCAGCGATGCGGTGGAGATTCCGGTGGTGACCCGGATGTCCAGGTTCCACCGGAACGAGACTTATCCCCGGATGATCGCCGTGGACGAAGCCCGGAGGACCTACAAGCTCTACCTGGACGGCGTCAAAAAACGGATGATCGCGGCCGCCAAATCGGGGTTCCCGCCGGAGGTGGTGTTGGCCCACGAGGTCCCGGAAGAGAAGAAGACACCCCGGCAGGCGAAGCTCGCCGCGCCGTTGGCCGAGGCGCTGAAAACCTTGGACCGAGATTGGGAAGATCGGATGGCCCCCGAGGAGAAGGAGGAGAAGCGGCGGCTTCTGGAGGAAATTGGGAAGCTGGTGGTGCTCCTCCCGGAAGTGGACGCGTCCCATTTGGTGAACTTCGACGGTTTCTACGACGTGCCCAAGGCTTCCGTGCTCGGCCACCGGGAACCGGAGCTGATCCCGGAAATTCACGTCCTGGATCGGGGCGAGATGGACCGCCGTCTGGAGCGGGTGACTCCCGGCGTCCCGACGGTTTTCGAATACCTGGGGGAATGGGACGGATGGGATCCGGCAGCCGCCGGTAACGCCACTTCGCGGACGCGACGGCAACTGGCCCTCTGGCTGAGCCGTCCCGATCATCCTCTCACGGCCCGGGTGATGGTCAACCGGCTCTGGCAATGGCACTTCGGGCAGGGAATCGTCCGCACATCCAACGACTACGGCGCCCAGGGTGACCCTCCCACGCATCCGGAACTGCTGGACTGGCTGGCCCTGGAGTTCGTAGCCCGGGGCTGGGACATCAAGTCCATGCACCGGTTAATCATGTCTTCCGGCACCTACCGGATGGCCAGCCGCTACTCCAACCCTCGAAACGGCGAACTGGACCCCGGCAACCGCACTCTCTGGCGCATGAACCGCCGCCGGCTGGAGGCGGAATCCATGTGGGACACCCTGCATTCGGTGGCGGGGACGCTGAACCTGAAAATGGGGGGACGTCCCGCGGTGCCTCCCTTGACCGCTGAAGAGCTGGACGTGTTGCCGGCGCCTTTCCTCTGGCCGGTTTCTGCCGACCCGGCCCAGCACACGCGCCGGGGGATCTACATCCTGTCGCGCAGAAGCTTCACGTTTCCCATGTTCCGAACCTTCGACCGGCCCGACTCCTCTCTCAGTTGTCCGCGCCGCCAGGTGACTACGGTGGCGCCCCAGGCCCTCTGGTTTCTCAACCACAGGACCGGTCTGCAGCAGGCGCGAAAACTGGCCGGGCGCCTGGTGGCCGGCCACGGAGACGATCCGTCCGCCTGGGTGGAGAACGCCTGGCGGATCACGCTGAGCCGTCCCCCCTCGGCGAAGGAAAAGCGTGAAGCCCTGGACCTGCTGGATGCGCTGTCCCGGGAGGATTCCGCGGCGAAGAATGAAATGGAGGTCCCGGACGAACTCTCGTCCATCGGCAGTGCCCGGGCGGCGGCCTTGACGCAACTGTGTCTGACCATATTCAATTTGAACGAGTTCGTATATATTGATTAA
- a CDS encoding DUF1501 domain-containing protein, giving the protein MLDFQSCNLNEQVHSRREFLARSGFGFGAVALGCLGEEEAAFAAARQAGGVDNPLAPTTPHFPGQARNVIFMFMKGGPSHIDTFDPKPALAGLDGQLLPPSFRPEDLSLQFVKAHEAKLMASPRKFTRCGESGIEISDLFENLGRCADDLAVIRSCYHDSLIHGPAINLLFSGSVRLGHPTLGSWIVYGLGSESENFPGFVAMSEGNVTASDESLHGSGFLPAVYQATRARHEGTAFENLDPPPDVSHGAQTRMLEQLQSWNRRHFETRRDDSRLAARIANYELAFRMQAAAPELTDLAGEPESVRRMYGLDQERTARFGRVCLLARRMVERGVRFVQLYKGNWDGHAQCDQNHVDNAVAIDQPIAGLLTDLKLRGLLESTLVVWIGEFGRTPVVQGDGGRDHNPHGFSCWMAGGGIRGGKVIGATDELGCRAIEDRVHVHDLHATMLSLLGLDHTRLTYLTQGRDMRLTDVGGYNDLSERLTRA; this is encoded by the coding sequence ATGTTGGATTTCCAATCCTGCAACCTGAACGAACAGGTCCATTCCCGGCGGGAGTTCCTGGCCCGGTCCGGTTTCGGTTTTGGAGCCGTGGCCCTGGGCTGTTTGGGCGAGGAGGAGGCCGCGTTCGCCGCCGCCCGGCAGGCCGGAGGCGTCGACAACCCGCTGGCACCCACAACGCCCCACTTCCCGGGCCAGGCCAGGAACGTCATCTTCATGTTCATGAAGGGGGGACCCTCCCACATCGACACGTTCGATCCCAAGCCGGCGCTGGCCGGTCTCGACGGCCAGCTCCTGCCGCCCAGCTTCCGTCCCGAGGACTTGAGTCTGCAGTTCGTCAAGGCCCATGAAGCGAAGCTGATGGCCTCCCCCCGCAAGTTCACCAGATGCGGGGAGTCGGGCATCGAGATCTCCGATCTTTTCGAGAACCTGGGCAGGTGCGCGGATGACCTGGCGGTCATCCGCTCCTGCTATCACGACTCCCTCATCCACGGTCCCGCCATCAATCTGCTCTTCAGCGGTTCGGTGCGCCTGGGCCATCCGACCCTCGGTTCCTGGATCGTCTACGGCCTGGGAAGCGAGAGCGAGAACTTCCCCGGTTTCGTCGCCATGTCCGAGGGGAACGTGACGGCAAGCGACGAGTCCCTGCACGGCTCGGGGTTCCTCCCCGCCGTGTACCAGGCCACTCGCGCCCGGCACGAGGGCACGGCATTCGAGAATCTGGATCCGCCGCCTGACGTCAGCCACGGCGCCCAGACCCGAATGCTGGAGCAGCTCCAGTCGTGGAACCGACGGCACTTCGAAACGCGGCGGGACGACAGCCGTCTGGCCGCCCGCATCGCCAACTATGAGCTCGCCTTCCGCATGCAGGCGGCGGCGCCGGAACTGACCGACCTTGCCGGCGAGCCCGAATCGGTCCGGAGAATGTACGGCCTGGACCAGGAACGGACCGCCAGGTTCGGCCGGGTCTGCCTGCTGGCGCGGCGCATGGTGGAGCGGGGAGTTCGATTCGTTCAACTCTACAAGGGGAACTGGGACGGGCACGCCCAGTGCGACCAGAACCACGTGGACAACGCCGTCGCCATCGACCAGCCCATCGCGGGACTGTTGACGGACCTCAAACTGCGGGGACTGCTGGAGAGCACCCTGGTGGTCTGGATCGGGGAGTTCGGTCGGACCCCGGTGGTCCAGGGCGACGGCGGCCGGGACCACAATCCCCACGGCTTCAGTTGCTGGATGGCGGGAGGGGGCATCCGGGGCGGAAAGGTCATCGGCGCCACCGACGAGCTCGGCTGCCGGGCCATCGAGGACCGGGTCCATGTGCACGACCTGCACGCCACCATGCTGTCGCTGCTGGGACTGGACCATACCAGGCTGACCTACCTCACCCAGGGCCGCGACATGCGGCTGACCGACGTCGGCGGGTACAACGACCTGTCCGAGCGGCTCACCCGGGCCTGA